A section of the Acomys russatus chromosome 10, mAcoRus1.1, whole genome shotgun sequence genome encodes:
- the Ppp1r17 gene encoding protein phosphatase 1 regulatory subunit 17: MSTEMMTTEPVQPLELSEDILGKLDPHCSHADELSDQFINDCELKKKPRKGKNAQPTPNVESDQKKPRRKDTPALHIPPFIPGVISEHLIKRYDVQERVPKGKTGPALHNADTEQKRPRRKDTPALHVPPFVAGLTLLGDESPRVIMEEEEMDGDKIAI, encoded by the exons ATGTCCACTGAGATGATGACCACTGAGCCAGTACAGCCTCTGGAGCTTTCCGAAGACATACTGGGCAAGCTGGATCCTCACTGCAGTCATGCAG ATGAGCTTTCAGACCAGTTCATTAACGACTGTGAGCtcaaaaagaagccaaggaaggggAAGAACGCACAGCCCACTCCGAATGTTGAGTCAGACCAGAAGAAACCCAGAAGGAAAGACACACCGGCACTGCACATCCCACCTTTCATACCAG GTGTGATTTCGGAACACTTGATTAAAAGATATGACGTTCAAGAGAGAGTTCCAAAGGGCAAAACAGGCCCAGCTCTTCATAACGCCGACACGGAACAGAAAAGGCCAAGGAGAAAAGACACACCTGCCCTGCATGTGCCTCCCTTTGtcgcag gtttGACTCTGCTTGGAGATGAGAGCCCCAGAGTGattatggaagaagaagaaatggatggTGACAAGATAGCTATTTAA